Proteins co-encoded in one Ascaphus truei isolate aAscTru1 unplaced genomic scaffold, aAscTru1.hap1 HAP1_SCAFFOLD_1595, whole genome shotgun sequence genomic window:
- the LOC142476427 gene encoding LOW QUALITY PROTEIN: uncharacterized protein LOC142476427 (The sequence of the model RefSeq protein was modified relative to this genomic sequence to represent the inferred CDS: deleted 1 base in 1 codon), giving the protein MGDEEQQADQRCHWIPNTRRDIVISLQRMLHEHNHLINTFKTSLERMPTDDYQVIIRADKTPVGQHERRFNAPQINEVAIVIAGEQFNTRDIILQRRGQSLTHICETHRSYDALQYPLILWNGDDGYHFNIMQVDPTSKANTNKTVSAMDFYAYRLMIRDASQNHILHCRQLFHQFIVDMYAKIESERLLYILLHQKQLRVDQYIHLRDAVGNDGNVDNIGKMFILPATFTGSPRHMHEYAQDAMAYVRAYGRPDFFITFTCNPAWPEIKQQLGDGQSHSNRHDLIARVFRQKLITLIHIITKTYIFGQTRCWMYSIEWQKRGLPHAHILIWLKEKLHSIDIDNVISAELPNPEEDPILFAIVTKNMIHGPCGNINIHAPCMKDGKCTKKFPKPFIADTQSGDDGYPQYRRRAPTDGGYTATITIRNNKHIQVDNKWVVPYCPLLTKIYNAYINVEYCNSVKSIKYICKYVNKGSDMAIFGITNEHMRDEVTLYQLGRYISSNEAVWRIFAFPIHERHPTVVHLTVHLENGQRVYFTPGNAEAVAAQPPNTTLTAFFQLCQQDSFARTLLYPETPRYYTWNASTKQFKKRKQGIPVPGTDALASEALGRVYTVHPNNAECFFLRILLHTVPGPTSFDAIKTVNGQVCETYREACQKLGLLEDDQHWNTTLAEAALQSLPAKIRNLFAIILTTCNPSNPNTLWATYRETMSEDILHKAQRDNPSLNVQFSPEIFNESLEALNRTLQDLRNNKQIMGGAVILLAGDFRQTLPVIPRSTPADELHACLKSSILWRHVKHFPLTTNMRVQLHGHSNEQLFAHTLLQIGEGTLPTDFTSGEIAFPTHFCHMMTSIEDLIHHVYPNLLHNYTNHQWLCERAILAAKNTYVNDLNHQIQDIIPNTITQYNSIDTVVDCDEAVNYPTEFLHSLEPSGMPPHHLRLKVGAPIMLLRNLHTPNLCNGTRLCIKTLMPNLIEATILTGNAKGQDVFIPRIPLIPTDMPFTFKRLQFPIKLAFAITINKAQGQSIKCTGINLQSPCFSHGQLYVACSRVGSPQQLYIFAPTGTTKNVFYKQALQ; this is encoded by the exons ATGGGTGATGAAGAACAACAAGCTGATCAACGATGCCATTGGATACCCAATACAAGACGTGACATTGTCATCTCCTTACAAAGGATGTTACATGAACACAACCATctcattaacacattcaaaacatCACTTGAACGCATGCCAACTGATGACTATCAAGTCATTATCAGAGCCGACAAAACACCAGTGGGTCAACATGAACGTCGCTTTAATGCTCCTCAAATCAACGAAGTCGCTATTGTTATAGCGGGGGAACAATTTAATACACGGGACATTATTCTTCAGCGCCgcggtcagtcactcacacacatttgTGAAACACATCGCTCATATGATGCACTTCAATACCCTCTCATACTTTGGAATGGTGACGATGGCTATCACTTCAACATCATGCAAGTAGACCCAACTTCAAAGGCAAACACTAACAAAACTGTCTCCGCTATGGACTTCTACGCTTACAGATTAATGATACGAGATGCATCGCAAAACCACATTTTACATTGTCGACAACTATTTCATCAGTTTATTGTTGACATGTATGCTAAAATTGAAAGTGAGCGTCTTCTATACATACTCTTACATCAAAAACAACTTCGCGTTGATCAATACATACATCTCAGGGATGCTGTTGGCAACGATGGTAACGTTGACAACATAGGTAAAATGTTCATTCTACCAGCAACATTCACGGGAAGTCCTCGACACATGCACGAATATGCTCAAGACGCTATGGCATATGTTCGAGCATATGGACGACCAgac ttttttattacatttacatgtaATCCAGCTTGGCCAGAAATAAAACAACAACTTGGGGATGGACAGTCACACAGCAATCGACACGACTTAATCGCAAGAGTATTTCGCCAAAAACTCATCACATTAATTCACATCATCACTAAGACTTATATATTTGGACAAACACGATGCTGGATGTACTCAATAGAATGGCAGAAAAGAGGTCTTCCACATGCTCATATTCTTATATGGCTCAAAGAAAAACTACATTCCATTGACATCGATAACGTTATCTCTGCTGAGTTGCCTAATCCAGAAGAAGACCCTATACTATTTGCAATAGTCACTAAAAATATGATTCATGGACCATGTGGAAACATTAATATTCATGCACCATGTATGAAAGACGGTAAATGCACCAAAAAATTCCCAAAACCATTCATTgcagacacacaaagtggagatgaTGGATATCCTCAATATCGAAGACGCGCTCCCACAGACGGTGGATACACAGCAACAATTACTATTCGCAACAACAAACACATCCAAGTCGACAACAAATGGGTTGTTCCATATTGTCCACTTCTAACTAAAATTTATAACGCATACATTAATGTCGAATACTGTAATTCTGTtaaatcaattaaatacatttgcaagtatGTCAACAAAGGAAGCGACATGGCCATTTTTGGAATCACTAATGAACACATGCGTGACGAAGTCACACTCTACCAGCTAGGAAGATATATAAGTAGTAATGAAGCCGTTTGGAGGATTTTCGCTTTTCCCATTCACGAACGACACCCAACCGTTGTTCACCTCACTGTTCATTTAGAAAATGGACAGAGAGTATACTTCACACCTGGCAACGCAGAGGCAGTTGCTGCTCAACCACCAAACACAACTTTAACTGCCTTCTTTCAATTATGTCAACAGGACTCTTTTGCACGCACATTGCTTTATCCAGAAACTCCACGATATTACACTTGGAATGCATCCACAAAACAGTTCAAGAAAAGAAAGCAGGGCATACCTGTTCCAGGAACTGATGCCCTTGCAAGTGAAGCCTTAGGCCGTGTCTACACAGTTCACCCAAACAACGCTGAATGCTTCTTTCTCAGAATTCTACTTCATACCGTTCCAGGCCCAACTTCATTTGACGCTATAAAAACTGTCAACGGTCAAGTGTGTGAGACTTATCGAGAAGCTTGCCAAAAGCTTGGATTACTAGAGGATGATCAACACTGGAATACTACATTAGCCGAAGCTGCATTACAGTCATTGCCAGCCAAAATTCGAAATCTTTTTGCCATTATCCTTACCACCTGCAACCCATCAAACCCCAACACTCTATGGGCCACATATCGAGAAAccatgagtgaagatatactcCACAAAGCACAGAGAGACAATCCATCACTCAATGTTCAGTTTTCACCAGAgattttcaacgag tcacttgaagcccttaatagaaccttgcaagacttgcgcaacaataaacaaataatgggtggtgctgtcattcttttagctggtgatttcagacaaacacttccagtcataccacgatccacaccagcagacgaacttcatgcatgcctcaaatcctctattttatggcgacatgtcaaacatttcccattaacaaccaatatgcgagtccaacttcacggccactcaaatgaacaactttttgcacacacccttcttcaaataggtgaaggtactttacctactgacttcacatcaggtgaaattgcttttcccacacatttttgtcacatgatgacatcaattgaagatctcatacaccacgtctatccaaatctcttacacaattacacaaaccaccagtggctctgtgaaagagccatccttgctgccaaaaatacttaTGTCAATGACCTaaatcatcaaattcaagacattattccaaacacaattactcaatacaactcaatcgatacagttgtggattgcgatgaagccgttaactatccaactgaattcctacactccctcgaaccatcagggatgccaccacatcaccttcgcctcaaagttggagcacccatcatgctacttcgcaacctacacacacctaacctttgtaatggaaccagactgtgcataaaaacattgatgcccaacctaattgaagctactatcttaactggcaacgccaaaggccaagatgtcttcatcccccgcattccactaATTCCaacagacatgccttttactttcaaacgcctacagttccccatcaaactagcttttgctatcaccattaacaaagcacaaggacagtccataaagtgcactggtatcaacttacaatcaccatgtttctcccacggacagttatatgttgcgtgctctagagttggatccccccaacaattgtacatctttgctccaactggaactaccaaaaatgtgttttacaaacaagcattacaatga
- the LOC142476424 gene encoding LOW QUALITY PROTEIN: uncharacterized protein LOC142476424 (The sequence of the model RefSeq protein was modified relative to this genomic sequence to represent the inferred CDS: deleted 1 base in 1 codon), translating to MSGTTSESKHFLQNIRKYNSCFQMTSFGATSIVEQIGFKSTFKVQGQVYHRAGSLLPLPDQHPQFLQIYFMGDEEQQADQRCHWIPNTRRDIVISLQRMLHEHNHLINTFKTSLERMPTDDYQVIIRADKTPVGQHERRFNAPQINEVAIVIAGEQFNTRDIILQRRGQSLTHICETHRSYDALQYPLILWNGDDGYHFNIMQVDPTSKANTNKTVSAMDFYAYRLMIRDASQNHILHCRQLFHQFIVDMYAKIESERLLYILLHQKQLRVDQYIHLRDAVGNDGNVDNIGKMFILPATFTGSPRHMHEYAQDAMAYVRAYGRPDFFITFTCNPAWPEIKQQLGDGQSHSNRHDLIARVFRQKLITLIHIITKTYIFGQTRCWMYSIEWQKRGLPHAHILIWLKEKLHSIDIDNVISAELPNPEEDPILFAIVTKNMIHGPCGNINIHAPCMKDGKCTKKFPKPFIADTQSGDDGYPQYRRRAPTDGGYTATITIRNNKHIQVDNKWVVPYCPLLTKIYNAYINVEYCNSVKSIKYICKYVNKGSDMAIFGITNEHMRDEVTLYQLGRYISSNEAVWRIFAFPIHERHPTVVHLTVHLENGQRVYFTPGNAEAVAAQPPNTTLTAFFQLCQQDSFARTLLYPETPRYYTWNASTKQFKKRKQGIPVPGTDALASEALGRVYTVHPNNAECFFLRILLHTVPGPTSFDAIKTVNGQVCETYREACQKLGLLEDDQHWNTTLAEAALQSLPAKIRNLFAIILTTCNPSNPNTLWATYRETMSEDILHKAQRDNPSLNVQFSPEIFNESLEALNRTLQDLRNNKQIMGGAVILLAGDFRQTLPVIPRSTPADELHACLKSSILWRHVKHFPLTTNMRVQLHGHSNEQLFAHTLLQIGEGTLPTDFTSGEIAFPTHFCHMMTSIEDLIHHVYPNLLHNYTNHQWLCERAILAAKNTYVNDLNHQIQDIIPNTITQYNSIDTVVDCDEAVNYPTEFLHSLEPSGMPPHHLRLKVGAPIMLLRNLHTPNLCNGTRLCIKTLMPNLIEATILTGNAKGQDVFIPRIPLIPTDMPFTFKRLQFPIKLAFAITINKAQGQSIKCTGINLQSPCFSHGQLYVACSRVGSPQQLYIFAPTGTTKNVVYKQALQ from the exons ATGTCAGGGACAACTTCTGAATCTAAACATTTCCTACAAAACATACGCAAATACAACTCCTGTTTCCAAATGACATCCTTTGGTGCTACATCCATAGTCGAACAAATTGGATTTAAAAGTACTTTCAAAGTACAAGGTCAAGTTTACCACAGGGCCGGCTCTCTTCTCCCATTACCAGACCAACATCCACAATTCTTGCAAATTTACTTCATGGGTGATGAAGAACAACAAGCTGATCAACGATGCCATTGGATACCCAATACAAGACGTGACATTGTCATCTCCTTACAAAGGATGTTACATGAACACAACCATctcattaacacattcaaaacatCACTTGAACGCATGCCAACTGATGACTATCAAGTCATTATCAGAGCCGACAAAACACCAGTGGGTCAACATGAACGTCGCTTTAATGCTCCTCAAATCAACGAAGTCGCTATTGTTATAGCGGGGGAACAATTTAATACACGGGACATTATTCTTCAGCGCCgcggtcagtcactcacacacatttgTGAAACACATCGCTCATATGATGCACTTCAATACCCTCTCATACTTTGGAATGGTGACGATGGCTATCACTTCAACATCATGCAAGTAGACCCAACTTCAAAGGCAAACACTAACAAAACTGTCTCCGCTATGGACTTCTACGCTTACAGATTAATGATACGAGATGCATCGCAAAACCACATTTTACATTGTCGACAACTATTTCATCAGTTTATTGTTGACATGTATGCTAAAATTGAAAGTGAGCGTCTTCTATACATACTCTTACATCAAAAACAACTTCGCGTTGATCAATACATACATCTCAGGGATGCTGTTGGCAACGATGGTAACGTTGACAACATAGGTAAAATGTTCATTCTACCAGCAACATTCACGGGAAGTCCTCGACACATGCACGAATATGCTCAAGACGCTATGGCATATGTTCGAGCATATGGACGACCAgac ttttttattacatttacatgtaATCCAGCTTGGCCAGAAATAAAACAACAACTTGGGGATGGACAGTCACACAGCAATCGACACGACTTAATCGCAAGAGTATTTCGCCAAAAACTCATCACATTAATTCACATCATCACTAAGACTTATATATTTGGACAAACACGATGCTGGATGTACTCAATAGAATGGCAGAAAAGAGGTCTTCCACATGCTCATATTCTTATATGGCTCAAAGAAAAACTACATTCCATTGACATCGATAACGTTATCTCTGCTGAGTTGCCTAATCCAGAAGAAGACCCTATACTATTTGCAATAGTCACTAAAAATATGATTCATGGACCATGTGGAAACATTAATATTCATGCACCATGTATGAAAGACGGTAAATGCACCAAAAAATTCCCAAAACCATTCATTgcagacacacaaagtggagatgaTGGATATCCTCAATATCGAAGACGCGCTCCCACAGACGGTGGATACACAGCAACAATTACTATTCGCAACAACAAACACATCCAAGTCGACAACAAATGGGTTGTTCCATATTGTCCACTTCTAACTAAAATTTATAACGCATACATTAATGTCGAATACTGTAATTCTGTtaaatcaattaaatacatttgcaagtatGTCAACAAAGGAAGCGACATGGCCATTTTTGGAATCACTAATGAACACATGCGTGACGAAGTCACACTCTACCAGCTAGGAAGATATATAAGTAGTAATGAAGCCGTTTGGAGGATTTTCGCTTTTCCCATTCACGAACGACACCCAACCGTTGTTCACCTCACTGTTCATTTAGAAAATGGACAGAGAGTATACTTCACACCTGGCAACGCAGAGGCAGTTGCTGCTCAACCACCAAACACAACTTTAACTGCCTTCTTTCAATTATGTCAACAGGACTCTTTTGCACGCACATTGCTTTATCCAGAAACTCCACGATATTACACTTGGAATGCATCCACAAAACAGTTCAAGAAAAGAAAGCAGGGCATACCTGTTCCAGGAACTGATGCCCTTGCAAGTGAAGCCTTAGGCCGTGTCTACACAGTTCACCCAAACAACGCTGAATGCTTCTTTCTCAGAATTCTACTTCATACCGTTCCAGGCCCAACTTCATTTGACGCTATAAAAACTGTCAACGGTCAAGTGTGTGAGACTTATCGAGAAGCTTGCCAAAAGCTTGGATTACTAGAGGATGATCAACACTGGAATACTACATTAGCCGAAGCTGCATTACAGTCATTGCCAGCCAAAATTCGAAATCTTTTTGCCATTATCCTTACCACCTGCAACCCATCAAACCCCAACACTCTATGGGCCACATATCGAGAAAccatgagtgaagatatactcCACAAAGCACAGAGAGACAATCCATCACTCAATGTTCAGTTTTCACCAGAgattttcaacgag tcacttgaagcccttaatagaaccttgcaagacttgcgcaacaataaacaaataatgggtggtgctgtcattcttttagctggtgatttcagacaaacacttccagtcataccacgatccacaccagcagacgaacttcatgcatgcctcaaatcctctattttatggcgacatgtcaaacatttcccattaacaaccaatatgcgagtccaacttcacggccactcaaatgaacaactttttgcacacacccttcttcaaataggtgaaggtactttacctactgacttcacatcaggtgaaattgcttttcccacacatttttgtcacatgatgacatcaattgaagatctcatacaccacgtctatccaaatctcttacacaattacacaaaccaccagtggctctgtgaaagagccatccttgctgccaaaaatacttaTGTCAATGACCTaaatcatcaaattcaagacattattccaaacacaattactcaatacaactcaatcgatacagttgtggattgcgatgaagccgttaactatccaactgaattcctacactccctcgaaccatcagggatgccaccacatcaccttcgcctcaaagttggagcacccatcatgctacttcgcaacctacacacacctaacctttgtaatggaaccagactgtgcataaaaacattgatgcccaacctaattgaagctactatcttaactggcaacgccaaaggccaagatgtcttcatcccccgcattccactaATTCCaacagacatgccttttactttcaaacgcctacagttccccatcaaactagcttttgctatcaccattaacaaagcacaaggacagtccataaagtgcactggtatcaacttacaatcaccatgtttctcccacggacagttatatgttgcgtgctctagagttggatccccccaacaattgtacatctttgctccaactggaactaccaaaaatgtggtttacaaacaagcattacaatga